A stretch of Bacillus pseudomycoides DNA encodes these proteins:
- a CDS encoding acyl-CoA dehydrogenase family protein, whose translation MKHKYLQEEHHIFRDAFHKFLEKEAYPYYNEWEKEGIIPRAFWTSMGSKGFLCPMVDERYGGAGADFGYSVVINEELEKVGSSLIGIGLHNDIVVPYFTQYGTEEQKKRWLPKCVSGEYITAIAMTEPGAGSDLASIRTTARKEGDYYVVNGEKTFITNGIHADLVVVVCKTDTNVTPAHKGMSLLVLERGMEGFKRGKKLNKIGLHSQDTAELIFEDVKVPAANLLGEEGKGFYYLMEKLQQERLIVAIAAKTAAEVMLHLTKDYVKERKAFGKSISDFQTVQFRLAEMYTEIEIGRTFVDDCITAHMNGENIVTKVSMAKWWLTDLAKKVSAECIQLHGGYGYMEEYEIARRYRDIPVSAIYAGTNEIMKNIIAKSMGL comes from the coding sequence ATGAAACATAAGTATTTGCAAGAAGAGCATCACATTTTTCGTGATGCTTTTCATAAATTTTTAGAAAAGGAAGCATATCCATACTATAACGAATGGGAAAAAGAAGGAATAATTCCTCGTGCTTTTTGGACAAGTATGGGGAGTAAAGGCTTTCTTTGTCCAATGGTAGATGAGCGGTATGGTGGAGCAGGTGCTGATTTTGGATATTCGGTTGTCATTAACGAGGAACTTGAAAAGGTTGGATCAAGTTTAATCGGAATTGGTTTGCACAATGACATTGTTGTTCCATACTTCACGCAGTACGGAACAGAAGAACAAAAGAAGCGCTGGTTACCAAAATGCGTAAGCGGCGAATATATAACTGCAATTGCGATGACAGAGCCAGGAGCAGGCTCTGATTTGGCGAGTATTCGAACAACCGCAAGAAAAGAAGGTGATTATTATGTCGTAAATGGTGAAAAAACATTTATTACAAATGGTATTCATGCAGATTTAGTCGTCGTTGTTTGTAAGACAGATACAAATGTCACCCCTGCTCATAAAGGCATGAGTTTGCTCGTTTTAGAAAGAGGAATGGAAGGATTTAAGAGAGGGAAAAAACTAAACAAAATCGGCTTACATAGTCAAGATACAGCAGAACTTATTTTTGAAGATGTAAAAGTCCCTGCCGCGAATTTGTTAGGGGAAGAAGGAAAAGGCTTTTATTATCTTATGGAAAAGCTGCAGCAAGAACGTCTCATCGTTGCGATTGCAGCTAAAACAGCTGCGGAAGTAATGTTGCATTTAACGAAAGATTATGTCAAAGAGAGAAAAGCATTTGGAAAAAGTATAAGTGATTTTCAAACAGTACAGTTTCGATTAGCAGAGATGTATACGGAAATTGAAATTGGTAGAACATTTGTAGATGATTGTATTACAGCGCATATGAATGGTGAGAACATTGTAACAAAAGTATCGATGGCGAAGTGGTGGTTAACAGATCTTGCAAAAAAAGTGTCAGCAGAGTGCATACAACTGCACGGCGGGTATGGATATATGGAAGAATACGAAATTGCGCGGCGTTATCGTGATATTCCAGTAAGTGCGATTTATGCTGGAACGAATGAGATTATGAAAAATATAATTGCAAAAAGTATGGGCTTATGA
- a CDS encoding M42 family metallopeptidase, giving the protein MNKETLELFRTLTELQGTSGFEHDVRRFMKQELSKYADEIVQDGLGSVFGLKKGDENGPRVLVAGHMDEVGFMVTQITKNGMIRFQTLGGWWSQVLLAQRVQIMTKNGPVVGVVGSIPPHLLSDAQRAKPMDIKNMLIDIGADSYEDALEIGVKPGQQIVPICPFTPMANEKKIMAKAWDNRYGCGLAIELLKELKDETLPNTLYSGATVQEEVGLRGAQTAANMIQPDIFYALDASPANDASGDKTQFGQLGKGALLRIYDRTMVTHRGMREFILDTAETHNIPYQYFISQGGTDAGRVHTSNSGIPSAVIGVCARYIHTHASILHVDDYAAAKELITKLVKATDKTTLETIKNNA; this is encoded by the coding sequence GTGAATAAAGAGACATTAGAATTATTTCGCACGTTAACAGAATTACAAGGTACATCAGGATTTGAGCATGATGTGCGCCGTTTTATGAAACAAGAGCTAAGTAAATATGCCGATGAAATCGTCCAAGACGGTTTAGGTAGCGTGTTTGGTCTTAAAAAAGGGGATGAAAATGGCCCACGCGTACTTGTTGCTGGTCACATGGATGAAGTTGGCTTTATGGTCACGCAAATTACGAAAAACGGGATGATTCGTTTTCAAACGCTAGGAGGCTGGTGGAGTCAAGTATTACTAGCACAGCGTGTACAAATTATGACGAAAAATGGCCCAGTTGTTGGGGTTGTTGGTTCTATTCCACCTCACTTATTAAGTGATGCGCAACGTGCAAAACCGATGGACATAAAAAATATGTTAATTGATATCGGTGCAGACAGTTATGAAGATGCGCTTGAAATTGGTGTGAAACCAGGTCAACAAATCGTTCCAATTTGCCCGTTTACACCGATGGCAAATGAAAAGAAAATCATGGCAAAAGCTTGGGACAACCGTTACGGCTGTGGCCTTGCGATTGAATTATTAAAAGAATTAAAAGATGAAACGTTGCCAAATACATTATATTCTGGTGCGACTGTGCAAGAAGAAGTAGGTCTTCGCGGCGCACAAACAGCTGCAAATATGATTCAGCCAGATATTTTTTATGCGCTTGATGCAAGTCCAGCAAATGATGCATCTGGGGATAAAACGCAGTTCGGCCAATTAGGTAAAGGAGCGCTTCTTCGTATTTATGACCGTACAATGGTAACACATAGAGGAATGCGTGAATTTATTTTAGATACAGCAGAAACACATAACATTCCGTACCAATACTTTATTTCACAAGGTGGTACAGATGCTGGTCGTGTACATACAAGTAACTCTGGTATTCCATCAGCAGTAATTGGTGTCTGCGCTCGTTACATTCATACACATGCATCTATTTTACATGTTGATGATTATGCAGCAGCGAAAGAACTGATTACGAAACTTGTGAAAGCAACAGATAAAACAACGTTAGAAACAATTAAAAATAACGCTTAA
- a CDS encoding 3-hydroxyacyl-CoA dehydrogenase family protein → MIQNIAVIGVGIMGSGIVQALAMGGKQVKMYDVSEESLQKAYGTITKGLNRFVNAGRMTDEEKNGILSNITSTVILEEACQNVELVIEAVPEILQLKKEIFQKLDLYTAQSTILATNTSELSVTAIASVTDRPEKVVGMHWFNPAPVMKLVEIVRGVVTAESTIQAVRTVSEELGKETVVVKDMQGFVTSRAIAIHMLECMRMYEEGIASKEEIDKAIKLGLNYPMGPFELADYVGLDTMLFASKGLTEAFGDRFRAPQTLVKLVEAGHLGRKTGKGFYDYSKGKVGEKI, encoded by the coding sequence ATGATTCAAAATATAGCAGTAATTGGTGTAGGAATTATGGGGAGTGGAATTGTCCAAGCATTAGCGATGGGCGGTAAACAGGTGAAAATGTATGACGTATCAGAAGAAAGTTTACAGAAAGCTTATGGCACGATTACTAAAGGCTTGAATCGTTTCGTTAACGCAGGGCGTATGACGGATGAGGAGAAAAATGGAATCTTATCCAATATAACTTCTACAGTTATATTGGAAGAAGCTTGCCAAAATGTAGAGCTTGTTATTGAAGCGGTACCGGAAATATTACAGTTGAAGAAGGAGATTTTTCAAAAGCTAGATCTGTATACAGCGCAATCTACTATTCTAGCAACAAATACGTCTGAGCTAAGTGTAACTGCGATTGCAAGTGTAACGGATCGTCCCGAAAAAGTAGTGGGAATGCACTGGTTTAATCCTGCTCCTGTTATGAAGCTCGTTGAAATTGTGCGAGGAGTAGTTACGGCAGAAAGTACGATACAAGCAGTAAGAACAGTGTCAGAAGAACTTGGGAAAGAAACGGTTGTTGTGAAAGATATGCAAGGATTTGTGACGTCACGGGCAATTGCTATTCATATGTTAGAGTGTATGCGTATGTATGAAGAAGGCATTGCAAGTAAAGAGGAGATTGATAAAGCAATTAAGCTTGGTTTGAACTATCCTATGGGACCATTTGAATTAGCAGATTATGTGGGACTAGATACAATGCTATTTGCAAGCAAAGGACTAACGGAAGCGTTTGGTGATAGGTTTAGAGCACCGCAAACACTTGTGAAACTTGTAGAGGCAGGGCATCTTGGAAGAAAGACTGGGAAAGGTTTTTATGATTATTCAAAAGGGAAAGTGGGAGAGAAAATATGA
- a CDS encoding PepSY domain-containing protein: protein MSWKGLLAGVGVGFAAGYLVANKVQEQSHISSEKALKMVKQALSHKGEVTGSWVHMVPETFEKYDVAYEVYRGGLTTILNDIQERFEFLVDAKTGTVLEVNAA, encoded by the coding sequence ATGAGCTGGAAAGGTTTACTAGCTGGTGTTGGTGTTGGTTTTGCAGCTGGTTATCTTGTTGCAAACAAAGTTCAAGAACAATCCCATATTTCTTCAGAAAAAGCATTGAAAATGGTGAAACAAGCATTAAGTCATAAAGGCGAAGTTACTGGCTCTTGGGTACATATGGTTCCAGAGACATTTGAAAAATATGATGTCGCGTACGAAGTATACCGCGGCGGGCTTACAACAATTTTAAATGATATACAAGAACGATTTGAATTTTTAGTAGATGCAAAAACAGGTACAGTTTTAGAAGTAAATGCTGCTTAA
- a CDS encoding DUF84 family protein, translating into MKVAVGSKNQTKVGAVQEVWKEAIITAVSVPSGVAAQPFSDEETMQGAINRAKRALEAEQADIGFGLEGGVMKTEHGLFMCNWGALATSAGKVFVAGGARIKLPDDFLAPLEEGKELSEVMEAFVKRKDIRSHEGAIGIFTDHYVDRTGLFVHVVKLLIGQYKYDEKQA; encoded by the coding sequence ATGAAAGTTGCAGTTGGATCAAAAAATCAAACTAAAGTAGGAGCGGTACAAGAAGTATGGAAAGAGGCGATTATTACCGCGGTTTCGGTTCCTTCAGGGGTAGCAGCACAGCCATTTTCTGATGAAGAAACGATGCAAGGCGCAATTAATAGAGCGAAGCGAGCGCTAGAAGCAGAACAAGCTGACATTGGGTTTGGATTAGAAGGCGGCGTAATGAAAACTGAACATGGTTTATTTATGTGTAACTGGGGTGCTTTAGCGACGAGTGCGGGAAAGGTGTTTGTCGCAGGTGGAGCACGGATTAAGCTTCCTGATGATTTTCTTGCTCCTCTTGAAGAGGGAAAAGAGTTAAGTGAAGTAATGGAGGCGTTTGTGAAACGGAAAGATATTCGTAGTCATGAAGGTGCAATCGGAATCTTCACAGATCATTATGTGGATCGCACAGGATTATTTGTACATGTTGTAAAGCTATTAATTGGGCAATATAAGTATGATGAAAAACAAGCATAA
- a CDS encoding thiolase family protein, translating into MKRDVVIVEAVRTPVGKRNGGFRLLHPVQLAAVALDEVTKRGNIEKGLIEDIVMGCVTPINEQGFNIGRLSALEAGFPITVPAVTINRLCGSGQQAINFASQEIKSGDMDITIAAGVEHMTKVPILSDGNEQTIPSSLHEKYQIVHQGVSAEMIAEKYGITREQLDTYALESHRRALQAIESGNFQREIVPLRGVDKEGNEILIENDEGPRRDTSFEALANLKTVFKEGGVITAGNASQISDGAAAILLMDSEKAKELGCKARARIVNQVVVGSDPTTMLDGVIPATKKVLQKSNLTIHDMDVVEINEAFASVVLAWQKEMEANLQKVNVNGGAIALGHPLGATGAKLMTSLLHELERRQGRYGLLTICIGHGMSTATIIERM; encoded by the coding sequence ATGAAGCGAGATGTTGTCATTGTTGAAGCTGTACGTACGCCGGTTGGTAAAAGAAATGGAGGGTTTCGTTTACTTCACCCTGTACAACTTGCGGCAGTTGCACTGGATGAAGTAACAAAACGGGGAAATATAGAGAAAGGACTCATAGAAGATATTGTTATGGGTTGTGTAACGCCAATTAACGAACAAGGTTTTAATATTGGAAGACTTTCGGCACTTGAAGCGGGTTTTCCTATTACAGTTCCAGCAGTAACGATTAATCGGCTCTGTGGTTCTGGACAACAGGCTATTAACTTTGCCTCACAAGAAATTAAATCAGGGGATATGGACATTACGATTGCAGCTGGTGTTGAACATATGACAAAAGTTCCTATTTTAAGTGATGGGAATGAACAGACCATCCCAAGTAGTCTTCATGAAAAGTATCAAATTGTTCATCAAGGTGTATCCGCTGAGATGATTGCAGAAAAATATGGTATTACTCGTGAACAGTTAGATACTTACGCGTTAGAAAGCCATAGACGAGCACTTCAAGCAATTGAATCGGGAAACTTTCAGCGAGAGATTGTACCACTGCGCGGTGTAGATAAAGAAGGCAATGAAATATTAATTGAAAATGATGAAGGTCCGAGAAGAGATACTTCTTTTGAAGCATTAGCTAATTTAAAAACAGTATTTAAAGAAGGTGGCGTGATTACAGCTGGCAATGCTAGTCAAATTAGTGATGGCGCTGCAGCAATCTTGCTGATGGATAGCGAAAAGGCGAAAGAGCTAGGGTGTAAAGCACGTGCTCGTATTGTGAATCAAGTGGTTGTTGGTTCTGATCCGACGACAATGCTTGATGGCGTTATTCCTGCAACGAAAAAAGTACTACAAAAATCAAATTTAACAATTCATGATATGGATGTTGTAGAAATCAATGAAGCATTTGCATCGGTAGTTTTAGCATGGCAAAAGGAAATGGAAGCAAATTTACAAAAGGTGAATGTTAATGGTGGTGCGATCGCATTAGGTCATCCGCTTGGGGCAACCGGTGCAAAATTAATGACTTCTCTTCTTCATGAATTGGAGAGGAGACAGGGAAGATACGGCCTACTGACAATTTGCATTGGACATGGGATGTCGACTGCAACGATAATTGAAAGAATGTGA
- a CDS encoding thiamine transporter, which yields MKQHLKIKELLGLIETSKKHDIELQLFEIYLFHENELEKGQIGYRYDKNKKSLISEKRGDWQEGWIVIGYDTDMGDPIFVDIEDPLHPIYTAEKGAEIWEPVCIARSIDGVMKQLKER from the coding sequence ATGAAACAACATCTAAAAATAAAAGAGCTTCTAGGGCTTATCGAAACTTCGAAGAAACATGATATTGAATTACAATTATTTGAAATCTACTTATTTCATGAAAATGAATTAGAAAAGGGGCAAATTGGATATCGATATGACAAAAATAAAAAATCACTTATTAGTGAAAAACGGGGAGATTGGCAAGAAGGCTGGATTGTGATTGGATATGATACAGATATGGGTGATCCAATCTTTGTTGATATAGAGGATCCACTACATCCAATATATACAGCAGAAAAAGGGGCGGAAATATGGGAGCCAGTCTGCATTGCTCGTAGTATAGATGGAGTTATGAAACAATTAAAAGAACGTTAG
- a CDS encoding thioredoxin family protein has protein sequence MKSLESMEQFQTLKNEEKVIFMFSAEWCPDCRFVDPFMPEVEEKYSDFSFYYVDRDEFIDLCVKLDVFGIPSFVAYNKGEETGRYVNKDRKTQEQIEAFIEGLK, from the coding sequence ATGAAATCATTAGAAAGCATGGAGCAATTCCAAACGTTAAAAAATGAAGAGAAAGTCATTTTTATGTTCTCAGCAGAATGGTGCCCAGATTGCCGTTTTGTTGATCCGTTTATGCCAGAAGTAGAAGAGAAATATAGTGATTTCTCATTTTACTATGTAGATCGTGATGAGTTTATTGATCTATGTGTAAAATTAGACGTATTTGGCATTCCTAGCTTTGTAGCGTACAATAAAGGTGAAGAAACTGGACGCTATGTAAACAAAGATCGTAAAACACAAGAGCAAATCGAAGCGTTTATTGAAGGGTTAAAATAA
- a CDS encoding N-acetylmuramoyl-L-alanine amidase, with translation MKYIKMMCVVALFGIYMGACSKEQKKETLSTVQEENKKVVKQTKEAPPEKKVETEVSVKQSGEQEKKTEQEPSMEQDEKQVPQTKEAVKIPEVTANAEQKQGKFLVVIDPGHQEKANLNLEPIGPGATEKKYKVTDGTTGVVTKKRESVLVLEAAVMLKEKLEAKGIQVLMTRTSHDVDISNKERATFANDHQADLFLRLHADGSENQAQKGFVVLTPAEGNTYTKGIYAESLQVSQIIVKKMKENSQVKVNGIKFRDDLSGFNWSKVPGVLLELGFMSNPEEDQKLSDTQYLGSLLQSVTESVEEYRKSKA, from the coding sequence ATGAAATATATAAAAATGATGTGTGTAGTTGCATTGTTTGGAATATATATGGGAGCATGCTCGAAGGAACAAAAAAAAGAAACACTATCTACTGTGCAAGAAGAGAATAAAAAGGTCGTAAAGCAAACGAAAGAGGCACCACCAGAGAAGAAAGTAGAAACGGAAGTATCGGTGAAACAAAGTGGAGAACAAGAGAAAAAAACGGAACAAGAGCCATCCATGGAGCAAGATGAAAAACAAGTGCCACAGACTAAGGAAGCGGTGAAAATCCCTGAGGTAACAGCGAATGCTGAGCAAAAACAAGGGAAGTTTCTTGTTGTGATTGATCCAGGTCATCAAGAGAAAGCAAATTTAAATTTAGAACCGATTGGACCGGGGGCAACTGAAAAAAAGTATAAAGTAACCGATGGAACGACTGGTGTTGTGACGAAAAAGCGCGAATCTGTTCTCGTATTAGAAGCTGCTGTTATGTTGAAAGAGAAACTTGAAGCGAAAGGTATACAAGTACTTATGACAAGAACGTCGCATGATGTTGATATAAGTAACAAAGAGCGAGCGACATTCGCAAATGATCATCAAGCAGATTTATTTTTACGTCTTCATGCGGATGGTTCAGAAAATCAAGCACAAAAAGGGTTTGTTGTGTTGACACCGGCAGAAGGAAATACATATACAAAAGGAATTTATGCAGAAAGTTTACAAGTTTCTCAAATAATCGTAAAGAAAATGAAAGAAAACAGCCAGGTGAAAGTGAATGGGATTAAGTTTCGTGATGATCTTTCTGGATTCAATTGGTCAAAAGTTCCAGGTGTTTTACTTGAACTTGGATTTATGTCGAATCCTGAAGAAGACCAAAAACTATCAGATACACAATATTTAGGTTCTTTATTGCAAAGTGTGACGGAGAGTGTGGAAGAATATCGGAAGAGTAAAGCTTAA
- a CDS encoding fatty acid--CoA ligase, translating to MHITIGNLLELTSGNYPNKEAIVEPKKNIRWTYTEWNEQVNKLAYALQKSGIKKGDRVSTFLFNSSELATTCFACAKIGAIFNPINFRLKPRELSYILEDASPKIVLFEKQLSSQVQSIHKQFPHIQFWYIDQDHPPFSISYEEKLSNALPKFEAVEVKEDDICSIMYTSGTTGYPKGVLHRHREIIDQSLMGIAYLHYTENSRGLVTAPMFHCAELHCCFIPRVHSGGANIILHHFDAKNVLETIETEKVTVMFAAPTMWNMMLQEDLVQYDLSSLRYGLYGAASMAPALVKACDEKLNVSLVQAYGMTEMGPAVTFLRENEQLTKVGSAGKAAYNHEIRIVRPNEEGPSEPNDILRPYEIGEIIMRGSCLMKEYYNNEEATAKALYKGWYHSGDLGYVDADGYLYVADRVDDMVVSGGENIYPREVEDFLYTHESILDVAVLGEKDELWGESVLAYIVSKDQSLTDEILDEYCKSSEKLADYKRPRRYVFVEQLPRNASGKIQKFILRSQVTEEESKGGI from the coding sequence TTGCATATAACGATTGGAAATTTACTTGAACTGACTAGTGGAAATTATCCAAATAAAGAAGCGATTGTTGAACCGAAAAAAAATATTCGCTGGACGTATACGGAATGGAATGAACAAGTGAATAAGCTAGCTTATGCGCTTCAAAAAAGTGGTATAAAAAAAGGTGACCGCGTCTCGACATTTCTCTTTAATAGTAGTGAGCTCGCAACTACATGCTTTGCTTGTGCAAAAATTGGCGCCATATTTAACCCAATTAATTTTAGATTAAAGCCACGAGAACTCAGTTATATATTAGAAGATGCTTCTCCAAAAATCGTACTTTTTGAAAAGCAATTATCCTCCCAAGTACAAAGCATTCATAAACAATTTCCTCATATTCAGTTCTGGTACATTGATCAAGATCATCCACCGTTTTCTATTTCATATGAAGAAAAACTATCCAATGCATTACCGAAATTTGAAGCAGTAGAAGTAAAAGAAGATGATATTTGTTCCATTATGTATACAAGTGGAACAACCGGTTATCCGAAGGGAGTACTTCACCGTCATCGAGAAATTATTGATCAAAGTTTGATGGGAATCGCATATTTACATTATACCGAGAATAGTCGTGGTCTTGTAACAGCACCGATGTTTCATTGTGCTGAGCTACATTGTTGCTTTATTCCAAGGGTACATAGCGGCGGGGCGAATATTATTCTGCACCATTTTGATGCAAAGAATGTGCTCGAAACGATTGAAACAGAGAAGGTTACCGTTATGTTTGCGGCACCTACAATGTGGAATATGATGTTGCAGGAAGATTTAGTACAGTACGATTTATCTTCTCTTCGGTACGGTTTGTATGGAGCAGCTTCAATGGCACCAGCACTTGTAAAAGCTTGTGATGAAAAATTGAATGTTTCATTAGTACAAGCTTATGGTATGACGGAAATGGGACCGGCAGTTACTTTTTTACGAGAGAATGAGCAGCTTACTAAAGTAGGTTCTGCAGGAAAGGCTGCCTATAATCATGAAATTCGTATTGTCCGTCCAAATGAAGAAGGTCCATCTGAGCCAAATGATATATTACGACCATATGAAATCGGAGAAATTATTATGCGAGGCTCCTGTTTGATGAAAGAGTATTACAACAATGAAGAGGCGACAGCAAAAGCATTATATAAAGGATGGTACCATTCAGGAGATTTAGGTTATGTAGATGCAGATGGTTATTTGTACGTTGCAGATCGCGTTGACGATATGGTCGTTAGTGGCGGAGAAAACATTTATCCGCGTGAGGTCGAAGATTTTTTGTATACACATGAAAGCATTTTAGATGTTGCGGTGCTTGGAGAGAAAGATGAGCTTTGGGGAGAAAGTGTTCTAGCATACATCGTTTCAAAAGATCAGTCTCTTACTGACGAAATATTAGATGAGTACTGTAAATCAAGTGAAAAGCTTGCTGATTATAAACGTCCGCGTCGCTATGTATTTGTTGAACAACTGCCAAGAAATGCGAGCGGTAAAATTCAAAAATTTATTTTACGTAGCCAAGTGACAGAAGAGGAATCTAAGGGGGGGATATGA
- a CDS encoding MBL fold metallo-hydrolase, which produces MESLKIGEIKVTWLRGGNTHLDGGAMFGVVPKILWSRKYKHNDTNHIYLRTDPLLVQTKEGNMLIDSGIGNNKMNEKMKRNQGITEESSVEHSLAERGLTAEDIHYVLMTHLHFDHASGLTKSEDGELVPTFPNAKVYVSEIEWNEMRNPNIRSRNTYWKENWEPIVEQIVTFKDEIQISDEVRMVHTGGHSDGHAVIVLESKGETMLHLADLLPTHAHQNVLWVMAYDDYPMTSIEHKQKWMKYGTEKKAWFTFYHDAYYRAVKWDEEGNMVEKVERKEENVSSEV; this is translated from the coding sequence ATGGAATCTTTAAAAATCGGAGAAATAAAAGTGACATGGCTCCGCGGAGGGAACACTCATTTAGATGGGGGAGCGATGTTTGGTGTCGTACCAAAAATCTTATGGTCACGCAAATATAAACATAATGATACAAATCATATTTATTTACGGACAGACCCATTGCTTGTACAAACGAAAGAAGGAAATATGCTCATTGATTCAGGAATTGGAAATAATAAAATGAATGAAAAAATGAAGCGGAATCAAGGGATAACAGAAGAATCGTCAGTTGAACATTCTCTAGCGGAGCGCGGTCTAACAGCTGAAGATATTCATTATGTATTAATGACACACCTTCATTTTGATCATGCATCAGGATTAACAAAATCGGAAGATGGTGAGCTTGTTCCGACGTTTCCAAATGCAAAAGTGTATGTATCAGAAATAGAATGGAATGAAATGAGAAACCCTAATATCCGCTCTCGTAATACATATTGGAAAGAAAATTGGGAGCCAATTGTAGAGCAAATTGTCACTTTCAAAGACGAAATACAAATTTCAGATGAAGTCAGAATGGTACATACAGGAGGGCATAGTGATGGTCATGCTGTAATTGTTCTTGAAAGTAAGGGAGAAACGATGCTTCATTTAGCGGATCTCTTGCCAACGCATGCTCATCAAAACGTATTATGGGTGATGGCATATGATGATTATCCAATGACTTCAATTGAACATAAGCAAAAATGGATGAAGTATGGCACAGAAAAGAAAGCATGGTTTACTTTTTATCATGATGCCTATTATCGCGCTGTGAAGTGGGATGAGGAAGGGAATATGGTTGAGAAGGTGGAACGAAAAGAGGAAAATGTATCAAGTGAAGTGTAA
- the ytpR gene encoding YtpR family tRNA-binding protein, with protein MNKVNVFYNLEGIGDTLIVALQDITLENRTFDRKGDVARVYDRESNVTGGFNIFNASSYVEVKEAGNITLTKELVEKINDILAKNGFEEKVEADLTPKFVVGYVAEKEKHPNADKLNICKVEIGTDTLQIVCGAPNVDAGQKVVVAKIGAVMPSGMLIKPAELRGVPSSGMICSARELELPDAPQEKGILVLEDSYEVGQEFKF; from the coding sequence ATGAACAAAGTGAACGTTTTTTACAACCTTGAAGGAATTGGCGACACATTAATCGTTGCCTTACAAGATATCACATTAGAAAACCGTACATTTGACCGCAAAGGAGATGTTGCACGCGTTTATGATCGTGAAAGCAACGTAACAGGAGGATTCAACATCTTTAATGCGTCTTCTTATGTAGAAGTAAAGGAAGCAGGAAACATTACGTTAACAAAAGAGCTTGTTGAAAAAATCAATGACATTTTAGCAAAGAATGGTTTTGAAGAAAAAGTAGAAGCAGACCTCACGCCGAAATTCGTGGTTGGCTACGTAGCTGAAAAAGAAAAGCATCCAAATGCAGATAAATTAAACATTTGTAAAGTGGAAATCGGTACAGATACACTACAAATCGTATGTGGTGCACCAAACGTTGATGCAGGACAAAAAGTTGTTGTCGCAAAAATCGGTGCTGTTATGCCAAGTGGTATGTTAATTAAACCAGCTGAGCTTCGCGGCGTTCCATCTTCTGGAATGATTTGCTCTGCACGTGAATTAGAGCTTCCAGATGCTCCGCAGGAAAAAGGTATTCTTGTATTAGAAGATAGCTATGAAGTTGGACAAGAATTTAAATTTTAA
- a CDS encoding DUF1444 domain-containing protein has protein sequence MKMTSKKMKEELMKRLARPEWEFHYDSEKDTLRIEQKDTKKGINVSLPGVVAKWEVKKETAIEEVAYYVEEALLAMHKEESSAAKILPVIRSTSFPKQAEEGNPFLMTDHTAETRIYYALDSNKTYRLIDERLLQKLGLTEQQVREMALFNMRSLSHTFKQDEVAGNTFYFLNTNDGYDASRILNESLLQSMREKISGDMVVAVPHQDVLIIADIVNEIGYDIIAQMTMKFFAEGHVPITSLSFVYEDGDFEPIFILAKNRKKTNGKEKG, from the coding sequence ATGAAAATGACAAGTAAAAAGATGAAAGAAGAGTTAATGAAGAGATTGGCTCGCCCGGAATGGGAATTTCATTACGATAGCGAAAAGGATACACTTCGTATTGAACAAAAAGATACGAAAAAAGGAATTAATGTATCACTCCCAGGAGTTGTAGCAAAGTGGGAAGTGAAAAAGGAAACGGCAATTGAAGAGGTTGCGTATTACGTGGAAGAGGCACTCCTTGCAATGCATAAAGAAGAAAGTAGTGCAGCAAAAATTCTGCCAGTTATTCGCTCTACTTCTTTCCCGAAACAAGCAGAGGAAGGTAATCCGTTTTTAATGACGGATCATACAGCAGAAACACGTATTTATTATGCATTAGATTCTAATAAAACATATCGATTAATTGATGAACGTTTGTTACAAAAGCTAGGGCTTACCGAGCAGCAAGTACGTGAAATGGCATTGTTTAATATGCGTTCATTAAGTCATACATTTAAACAAGATGAAGTAGCAGGAAATACATTTTATTTCTTAAACACAAATGATGGTTATGATGCGAGTCGTATTTTGAATGAATCGTTATTACAATCAATGCGTGAAAAGATTTCAGGCGACATGGTGGTGGCTGTTCCGCATCAAGATGTTTTAATTATTGCTGATATCGTGAACGAAATCGGTTATGATATTATTGCACAAATGACAATGAAGTTTTTTGCCGAAGGTCATGTTCCGATTACATCACTTTCATTCGTATATGAAGATGGGGACTTTGAACCGATCTTTATTTTAGCGAAGAATCGGAAGAAGACAAATGGAAAAGAGAAAGGATGA